Part of the Virgibacillus necropolis genome, AAACAAACTAGTTAAATTTTATCCAGGTGTAGATGGGTTAAAAACAGGTTACACCAGTGAAGCAAAATATTGTTTAACTGCTACTGCAAAAAAGAATGATATGCGTGTAGTAACGGTTGTCATGGGTGCTGAATCGCCAAAAGTGCGTAATTCTATCGTCTCGAATATGTTGGACTATAGCTTTCAGCATTTTGAAACCACTAATCTCTATAAAAAAGGGGAACAGGTTGCTAAGTTAGACCTACTTAAGGCAAAAAAGAGTGATATTAAGGTTGTTTCCTCACAACCAATAAGTACTGTCCATAAAAAAGGTGAGAAAGTCGAAAACTTTACGACATCTGTAAAATTAGATCAAGCAATTGCCCCACCATTAAAAAAAGGGGAACAAGTTGGAACATTGGTTGTCAAAAACGGGGATAAGGTTTTGTCTGAAACACCGTTAATACTTGAAGAAAATGCAGATACCGCCAATGTATTTACGTTATTTAATCGCACGTTACAAAAAATAGCTAAATACAACTAACTTTGTCGAATTTCTTCTTCTTTTGACATCTTGCAGGAATAGTGTGGCTGAATAAAGAAAGTAAACTATATAACTTTTGTAAGGAGGAGAATTTGTGGGGATGAATTCTACATTCAAAGTAGTAGAAGATGTTCTAATTGTTCGATTAGAAGGGGAATTAGATCATCATGAAGCAGAAGCGTTAAGAGAACAGTGGAAAAATATGATTGAAAAAAATCTAGTGAAACATGTTATTTTAAATTTAGAAGCTGTTTCATTTATGGATAGTTCGGGACTTGGTGTTGTACTAGGTAGGTATAAAGAAATATTACAGCTTGGAGGGGAAATGGTAGTTTGTTCAATTTCTTTACCAGTAAAACGACTTTTTGAAATGTCTGGACTATTTAAGATTATCAGGTTGGAAGATGATGAGCAGAGTGCACTATTTACGTTGGGGGTGGCTTCATGAAGAATGAAATGTATGTAGAGTTTTCCAGTATAAGTGAAAACGAATCATTTGCACGTGTATTAGTCGCATCGTTTATCGCACAACTCGATCCAACAATGGATGAATTAACTGAAATTAAAACAGTCGTTTCAGAAGCAGTAACAAATTCAATTATACATGGCTACAATAATGAAGCTGATCATAAAATAGCTATTGAGTGTAAAATCTATGATGACGAAATTGAACTTATGATCAAAGATGATGGAATTGGAATTGTTGATATTGATGAAGCGCGCCAACCTTTATATACATCCAAACCTGAGTTAGAACGATCAGGGATGGGATTCACCATAATCGAAAACTTTATGGACTCCGTTAATGTAATTTCAACTGTACAAGAAGGTACAACAGTTATGATGAAAAAGCAATTAACAAAAAGTAAAACGGTTTGTAAATAGGGATATGCCTATGGATGTAAATGTAAAGCATCATAAACGGGAAGAACAATTAACGGATAAAGAAGTGAAAGCATACATTTATAAAAGCCAAAATGGTGATAAATCAGCTAGGGATATATTGGTTGAAAGGAATGTCCGATTGGTATGGTCGGTTGTTCAGCGTTTTATTAATCGTGGATATGATCCAGATGATCTTTTTCAAATTGGAAGTATCGGTTTAATCAAGTCAATTGATAAATTTGATTTATCTTATAATGTACGATTTTCCACTTATGCAGTTCCAATGATTATCGGTGAAATTCAACGTTTCATCCGTGATGATGGTAGTGTAAAGGTGAGTCGGTCACTAAAAGAAATTGGTAATAAAATCCGAAAGAAAAGGGATGAGTTAACCAAAGAGCTTGGCCGATCACCAACAGTTAATGAAGTTGCTTACATTTTAGAGATTACCCCTGAAGAAGTAGTTCAAGCGGAAGAGGCTACGAAAACATTGCACTCGATCCATGAGACGGTTTTTGAAAATGATGGCGATCCGATTACGCTATTAGATCAAATCGCCGATCAAGATACAGGGTGGTTTGATAAGTTAACGCTACAGGAGGCAATTAGGGGGCTCAATGAAAGAGAGCGGCTTATCGTATATTTACGGTACTATAAGGATAAAACACAATCAGAAGTAGCGGAAAGACTTGGGATATCACAGGTTCAAGTCTCACGCTTAGAGAAAAAGATTCTAGATGAAATGAAGAAAATAATGGACTAATTTGACATCACTTTATAGTGGTGTTTTTTTATTTTTGGCTGTTTTAGTAAAGTTTGTTGCTGTTGATATAAAATGCGACATACCATTCCGTCCCGGAAATACAATGCGAAGTGACTGCTGGTTGTTTGCAGCTGCGAACCGTTGCTTTCCGCGGGCACGGCTTCAGCCTCCTCGCGGAAGACCACCGCTGCGGGGTCTTCAGACTCGTGCTGTTCCCGCAGGAGTCAACGGTCCTCCGCTCCAAACAACTGCCAAAATAGCGGAAAACATGCTCTAATCAATAAAGTG contains:
- the sigF gene encoding RNA polymerase sporulation sigma factor SigF, translated to MDVNVKHHKREEQLTDKEVKAYIYKSQNGDKSARDILVERNVRLVWSVVQRFINRGYDPDDLFQIGSIGLIKSIDKFDLSYNVRFSTYAVPMIIGEIQRFIRDDGSVKVSRSLKEIGNKIRKKRDELTKELGRSPTVNEVAYILEITPEEVVQAEEATKTLHSIHETVFENDGDPITLLDQIADQDTGWFDKLTLQEAIRGLNERERLIVYLRYYKDKTQSEVAERLGISQVQVSRLEKKILDEMKKIMD
- the spoIIAB gene encoding anti-sigma F factor, with the protein product MKNEMYVEFSSISENESFARVLVASFIAQLDPTMDELTEIKTVVSEAVTNSIIHGYNNEADHKIAIECKIYDDEIELMIKDDGIGIVDIDEARQPLYTSKPELERSGMGFTIIENFMDSVNVISTVQEGTTVMMKKQLTKSKTVCK
- the spoIIAA gene encoding anti-sigma F factor antagonist, translated to MNSTFKVVEDVLIVRLEGELDHHEAEALREQWKNMIEKNLVKHVILNLEAVSFMDSSGLGVVLGRYKEILQLGGEMVVCSISLPVKRLFEMSGLFKIIRLEDDEQSALFTLGVAS